A genomic segment from Rhodohalobacter sp. SW132 encodes:
- a CDS encoding relaxase/mobilization nuclease domain-containing protein, translated as MVAKISHGKDFRELINYITQPEKEQWREGRHLSDLKREAVIQDMEFIAGQSQRVQAPAYHVSVSWGKTDAPSKEQMLEVADRIIKELKLENNQALIVAHKDTDHKHMHIAFNRVEMDHFKAVDRWGDRNRLRSLLKEIEIEKGWEQTPLEADGPTQLSINERKLTVRVNEALAGIGIDDPNYKTVRERALELRNELSRQTDWKSFDDTLAGKGLWAEKKGAGMVITDGAMRIKASSLGRSFGKGGLEKRFGQSFDEYVQRRELKIELKPALQEVTGWMRAKERIHLENTQVGMERRLAKLKQELWKIDRFDELLKKSKESVEKGFEQTFSDPKDAQRDFSIIVKRDGLEVAHGELMANPEKFGKVKDENELIKLSSDIRTMEKTYEYWRQYLQEQLIINPKAREEKRNKLVEKKLRINQALSVVKGKVQKSMSQTEAGYSMSRGADEVIAVSRMISAIMKNSDLIAKKAVGRGVAAFKNDLAKETEAGQALVQMSDQSVKGAQLVLKIATALQSGGMSMAHSSICHTLCQHRQTVLKKQMEREAQRGDFSR; from the coding sequence ATGGTTGCAAAGATATCACATGGTAAGGACTTTCGGGAACTCATTAACTACATCACTCAACCGGAGAAAGAGCAGTGGCGCGAAGGGCGCCACCTCTCTGATCTTAAACGAGAGGCTGTGATTCAAGACATGGAGTTTATAGCAGGGCAAAGCCAGAGAGTCCAAGCCCCGGCCTATCACGTGTCGGTGAGCTGGGGTAAAACAGATGCCCCATCCAAAGAGCAGATGCTGGAGGTGGCTGATCGGATCATAAAGGAGCTGAAACTGGAGAACAATCAAGCGCTGATTGTCGCCCATAAAGACACCGATCACAAACATATGCATATCGCATTCAACCGGGTGGAGATGGACCACTTCAAAGCGGTGGATCGGTGGGGCGATCGCAACCGGCTGCGCAGCCTTCTAAAAGAAATAGAAATTGAAAAAGGCTGGGAGCAGACGCCGTTAGAGGCTGATGGTCCAACGCAGCTGAGCATAAACGAACGGAAGCTCACCGTTCGGGTCAATGAGGCGCTGGCCGGTATTGGTATTGATGATCCAAACTACAAGACCGTTCGCGAGCGTGCATTGGAGCTGCGCAACGAGCTTAGCCGCCAAACCGATTGGAAATCCTTCGATGACACCCTGGCCGGGAAAGGGCTCTGGGCCGAAAAGAAAGGAGCCGGAATGGTGATTACCGACGGGGCGATGAGGATCAAGGCCAGCAGTCTTGGTCGATCGTTTGGTAAAGGCGGCTTGGAAAAAAGGTTTGGTCAGTCGTTCGATGAGTATGTCCAACGCAGAGAGCTAAAGATTGAGCTAAAACCCGCCCTTCAGGAAGTGACCGGTTGGATGCGGGCGAAGGAGCGGATTCATCTTGAAAACACACAGGTTGGCATGGAACGGAGACTTGCAAAGCTAAAGCAGGAACTCTGGAAGATTGACAGGTTCGACGAGCTGTTAAAGAAAAGCAAAGAGTCGGTGGAAAAGGGATTCGAGCAGACGTTTTCCGATCCGAAGGATGCACAGCGGGATTTTTCTATTATTGTAAAACGGGATGGACTGGAAGTGGCCCACGGTGAGCTTATGGCCAATCCTGAGAAATTTGGAAAAGTCAAAGATGAAAATGAGCTGATTAAACTTAGCTCAGATATTCGAACCATGGAAAAAACCTACGAGTACTGGAGGCAATACCTGCAAGAGCAGTTAATTATCAACCCGAAAGCAAGGGAAGAAAAAAGAAATAAACTGGTGGAAAAGAAACTCCGGATAAATCAAGCTTTGTCCGTTGTTAAAGGAAAAGTTCAGAAATCCATGAGCCAAACCGAGGCCGGATACAGCATGAGCCGGGGCGCGGATGAGGTCATCGCCGTTAGCCGGATGATCTCTGCCATCATGAAAAACTCTGATCTGATTGCAAAGAAGGCGGTCGGACGCGGGGTGGCTGCGTTCAAAAACGACCTGGCCAAAGAAACGGAAGCCGGTCAGGCCCTGGTCCAGATGAGCGACCAGTCGGTGAAGGGAGCCCAGTTGGTCCTGAAAATTGCAACGGCTTTGCAATCCGGCGGCATGTCTATGGCCCATAGCAGCATCTGCCACACCCTCTGCCAACACAGGCAAACGGTGCTTAAAAAGCAGATGGAGCGCGAGGCCCAGCGCGGCGACTTTAGCCGGTAG